The Triticum aestivum cultivar Chinese Spring chromosome 3A, IWGSC CS RefSeq v2.1, whole genome shotgun sequence genome includes a region encoding these proteins:
- the LOC123057492 gene encoding uncharacterized protein: MAWSLGSQRQEIVSHNGHAHQPPPHSRLISKLEESDGTLLCLIVATCKLVSSACNFHVFLLSDDGFTHKEITELVAGTMVVAICYPYILLKWHELIFPNLTPLKSWVAWRPNVRIFRDTGVLVIISYLLLLDINWRFLLLAIFPIMAITFIGALYFKLNRCTGDIGRKVTPQSSMVDENTIIKTPMELEIIVVVTFGALLVMDQLDDGAAMGFAITQFLLFLSSTVAALTRMMMKLPTDPFPGSAPASELLHKTLLLLLLVTAHTLAAEWLGEDVVLFCMPEVVPVLLWYSLHLDRPHHHPLISVDKMKPRMKGLIALSTLVVFPLFAYMVNSMDVSGLSWCTRIMVSCGVSGVLTYYLVFMLRYWHWPWKREAAAAGRSKDDVVSSGMLKFLANVLLITAALLLLLRYMVSVRLGLQPSLVGMLHLNSQRLS; encoded by the coding sequence GCAAACTGGAGGAATCTGATGGAACATTATTATGCCTAATAGTAGCAACCTGCAAACTCGTCAGCAGTGCCTGCAATTTCCATGTGTTTCTATTAAGTGATGATGGTTTTACCCACAAAGAAATCACTGAGTTGGTGGCTGGCACAATGGTGGTTGCTATTTGCTACCCCTATATACTTCTGAAATGGCACGAATTGATCTTCCCGAACTTGACACCCTTGAAGTCGTGGGTCGCATGGCGTCCTAACGTCAGGATTTTCAGAGACACAGGCGTTCTTGTGATTATTTCCTACCTGCTATTGCTGGACATCAATTGGAGATTCCTCTTACTTGCCATCTTTCCTATTATGGCCATTACTTTCATAGGAGCACTGTACTTTAAGCTCAATCGTTGTACTGGCGACATTGGTCGTAAAGTTACTCCACAATCTTCTATGGTCGATGAGAATACCATCATCAAGACACCTATGGAGCTGGAGATCATAGTGGTGGTGACGTTCGGGGCGCTGTTGGTGATGGATCAACTTGACGATGGTGCAGCTATGGGCTTCGCCATCACACAGTTTCTCTTGTTCCTGAGCTCCACTGTGGCGGCATTGACGCGCATGATGATGAAGCTGCCTACTGATCCTTTTCCGGGCAGTGCACCGGCGTCAGAGTTGCTCCACAAGACCTTGCTTCTACTTCTACTGGTGACGGCACACACATTGGCCGCGGAGTGGCTGGGCGAGGATGTGGTTCTGTTCTGCATGCCGGAGGTTGTTCCGGTGCTCCTCTGGTACAGCCTTCACCTCGACCGCCCACACCACCACCCACTCATCAGCGTCGACAAAATGAAGCCACGCATGAAGGGGCTCATTGCCCTATCTACACTGGTGGTATTTCCTCTTTTCGCATACATGGTGAACTCCATGGATGTTTCTGGGCTCTCCTGGTGCACGAGGATCATGGTGTCATGTGGCGTCTCAGGGGTTCTGACCTACTACCTTGTGTTCATGCTACGCTACTGGCATTGGCCGTGGAAAAGAGAAGCAGCAGCCGCTGGCCGCAGCAAGGACGATGTGGTTTCCTCCGGCATGCTCAAGTTTTTGGCAAATGTTTTACTCATAACGGCGGCATTGCTGCTGCTGCTAAGGTATATGGTTTCTGTCCGGCTTGGTCTGCAACCATCATTGGTTGGTATGCTACATTTAAATTCGCAACGACTAAGCTAG